Proteins from a single region of Bacillus solimangrovi:
- a CDS encoding adenylosuccinate synthase yields the protein MSSVVVVGTQWGDEGKGKITDYLSENAEVVARYQGGNNAGHTIAFNGETYKLHLIPSGIFFNDKICVIGNGMVVDPKALVQELAYLHERGVSTDNLRISNRAHVILPYHLKLDAVEEERKGANKIGTTKKGIGPAYMDKAARVGIRIADLLDREEFELKLAHNLKEKNRLFEKMYETEGFKLEDILDEYYEYGQQIKHHVCDTSVVLNNALDEGRRVLFEGAQGVMLDIDQGTYPFVTSSNPIAGGVTIGSGVGPSKIKHVVGVSKAYTTRVGDGPFPTELDNEIGQQIREVGREYGTTTGRPRRVGWFDSVVVRHARRVSGITDLSLNSIDVLTGIETLKICVAYKYKGEVIDEFPASLKILEQCEPVYEELPGWKEDITGVSNLTELPQNARHYIERISQLTGIPLSIFSVGPDRKQTNMVRSVYSPQ from the coding sequence ATGTCATCAGTTGTAGTAGTTGGAACCCAATGGGGCGATGAAGGTAAAGGGAAAATTACTGATTATTTATCTGAAAATGCAGAAGTAGTAGCACGTTATCAAGGTGGTAATAATGCTGGACATACAATTGCTTTTAACGGTGAAACGTACAAGCTTCATTTAATTCCTTCAGGGATTTTTTTCAACGATAAAATTTGTGTAATTGGTAATGGGATGGTAGTAGATCCGAAGGCACTTGTTCAAGAGCTTGCTTACCTTCATGAACGTGGTGTAAGTACGGATAATTTACGCATTAGCAATCGTGCACACGTCATTCTTCCATATCACCTTAAGTTGGATGCGGTAGAAGAAGAACGTAAAGGTGCAAACAAGATTGGAACAACGAAAAAAGGCATTGGCCCAGCGTATATGGATAAGGCAGCACGTGTAGGAATTCGTATTGCCGATCTTTTAGATCGTGAAGAATTCGAATTAAAACTTGCACATAATTTAAAAGAAAAGAACCGTCTGTTCGAAAAAATGTATGAAACAGAAGGATTTAAATTAGAAGATATTTTGGATGAATACTATGAATATGGCCAACAGATTAAACATCATGTTTGTGACACATCTGTTGTACTTAATAATGCATTAGACGAAGGTCGCCGTGTATTGTTTGAAGGTGCTCAAGGTGTTATGTTGGACATTGACCAAGGCACATACCCGTTTGTTACTTCTTCTAACCCAATCGCTGGTGGAGTAACAATTGGTTCTGGCGTCGGTCCCTCAAAAATAAAACATGTTGTAGGTGTATCGAAAGCATATACAACTCGAGTTGGAGATGGTCCTTTCCCAACTGAACTCGATAATGAAATTGGTCAACAAATTCGTGAAGTCGGTCGTGAATATGGTACAACTACAGGTCGTCCACGCCGTGTTGGATGGTTTGATAGTGTAGTTGTACGTCATGCTCGTCGTGTTAGTGGTATTACTGATTTATCTCTAAACTCCATTGACGTATTAACTGGAATTGAAACACTGAAAATTTGTGTTGCTTACAAATATAAAGGTGAAGTAATTGATGAGTTCCCAGCAAGTTTGAAAATACTAGAACAATGTGAACCAGTATATGAAGAGCTTCCAGGTTGGAAGGAAGATATTACAGGCGTTAGCAATTTGACGGAATTACCTCAAAATGCACGTCATTATATTGAACGTATTTCTCAGCTTACAGGTATTCCATTATCAATCTTCTCGGTGGGTCCTGATCGTAAGCAAACAAACATGGTACGTAGCGTTTATTCACCACAATAA
- the rplI gene encoding 50S ribosomal protein L9, whose product MKVILLEDVKGKGKKGDVKNVSDGYARNYLLKNNLAVEANKGNMKALEAKNNKQKQNAAEELEEAKQLKAKLESLTIELKTKAGDGGRLFGSITSKQIADELKASHNIKIDKRKIELGEPIRALGYRNVPVKLYNDVIATLKVHVTEQ is encoded by the coding sequence ATGAAGGTTATTTTATTAGAAGACGTTAAAGGTAAAGGGAAAAAAGGAGACGTCAAAAACGTATCTGATGGTTACGCTCGTAACTACCTATTAAAAAACAATCTAGCTGTAGAAGCGAACAAAGGTAACATGAAGGCACTAGAAGCGAAGAATAATAAACAAAAACAAAATGCAGCTGAAGAGTTAGAGGAAGCAAAACAATTGAAAGCAAAGCTTGAAAGCTTAACAATTGAGCTTAAAACTAAAGCTGGTGACGGTGGACGTTTATTTGGTTCAATTACGAGCAAACAGATTGCAGATGAATTGAAAGCATCTCACAATATCAAGATCGATAAACGTAAAATCGAGTTAGGTGAACCGATTCGTGCACTAGGTTATCGCAATGTACCAGTTAAATTATACAATGATGTAATAGCAACACTGAAGGTACATGTTACTGAACAATAA
- a CDS encoding DHH family phosphoesterase translates to MPNFLKKRWLSYPFFLFLLFTIILIIYLSFYRWEAAIIALIILSGITYSTYRYEQQIQEETEQYISTLSYRVKKVGEEALMEMPIGIILYNDDYQIEWANPYIGSWFEHDTLVGLSINDISEALSPVLNDESDEEIIQINEHNFRVQIKREEKLLYFFDITEKTEIERLYEEGQPILGVIYLDNYDELTQGMNDQLKSRINSQVTSMLNKWSIDNGIFLKRTSSERFVAVLSQQILEQLERTKFDILDQIREFTSKQNVPLTLSIGIGEGSDSLPELGSLAQSSLDLALGRGGDQVAIKQVNGKVKFYGGKTNPVEKRTRVRARVISHALRELVLASDNVIIMGHKSPDMDSIGASIGVLKVAEVNDANGYVVINKEGLDTGVQRLVDNIRQNNDLWNRFISPDEALEIINEGTLLVIVDTHKPSLVIDERLLHRVDHVVVIDHHRRGEEFIENPLLVYMEPYASSTAELVTELLEYQPKHLKLDSLESTALLAGIVVDTKSFTLRTGSRTFDAASYLRGQGADTILVQTFLKENLEEYVKRSRLIESATIYRDGIAISKADPNETYGQVMIAQAADALLSMTGVIASFVISLRDDGKVSVSARSLGDINVQLIMEGMNGGGHLTNAATQIEDATVDEVEEQLKAVVDEYVDGGNGE, encoded by the coding sequence ATGCCAAACTTTTTGAAAAAACGGTGGCTCAGCTATCCATTTTTTCTGTTTTTATTATTTACAATAATATTAATTATTTATTTGAGTTTTTATCGTTGGGAAGCGGCAATAATAGCTTTAATCATTTTGTCCGGGATCACTTATTCGACTTATCGATACGAACAGCAAATCCAAGAAGAAACAGAACAGTACATATCGACTCTCTCATATCGAGTGAAAAAAGTCGGTGAAGAAGCGTTAATGGAAATGCCAATTGGTATCATATTGTATAACGATGATTATCAAATCGAATGGGCTAATCCATACATCGGCTCTTGGTTTGAGCACGATACGCTAGTAGGCCTGTCTATTAATGATATCTCTGAAGCTTTATCACCTGTATTAAACGATGAATCTGATGAAGAAATTATTCAAATTAATGAGCATAATTTTCGTGTCCAAATCAAAAGAGAAGAAAAACTATTATATTTCTTTGACATTACTGAGAAAACAGAAATTGAACGGCTATATGAAGAAGGGCAACCTATTTTGGGTGTTATCTATTTAGATAACTATGATGAGTTGACACAAGGCATGAATGACCAATTGAAGAGTAGGATTAACAGCCAGGTCACATCAATGTTAAATAAATGGTCTATTGATAACGGGATCTTTTTAAAACGAACTTCTTCGGAGAGGTTTGTCGCGGTTTTAAGTCAACAAATTTTAGAGCAGCTTGAACGCACAAAATTTGATATACTTGACCAAATTCGTGAATTCACTTCGAAGCAAAACGTACCTCTAACCTTAAGTATAGGAATAGGGGAAGGTTCAGATTCACTGCCTGAGTTAGGTTCACTTGCTCAATCTAGTTTAGACTTGGCTCTCGGCCGTGGAGGAGACCAAGTAGCAATTAAACAAGTCAATGGAAAAGTAAAATTCTACGGTGGAAAAACCAATCCTGTTGAAAAACGGACAAGAGTTCGTGCACGTGTCATTTCCCATGCGCTGCGCGAACTTGTACTTGCTAGTGATAATGTTATTATTATGGGTCATAAATCTCCAGATATGGATTCGATTGGTGCATCGATAGGGGTTCTGAAAGTTGCTGAAGTAAATGATGCAAATGGATATGTAGTCATTAATAAAGAAGGGCTAGATACAGGTGTTCAGCGTTTAGTAGATAATATTAGGCAAAATAATGATTTGTGGAATAGATTCATTTCACCGGATGAAGCACTAGAGATCATTAATGAAGGTACATTACTTGTTATCGTTGATACGCATAAGCCGTCACTAGTAATTGATGAACGATTGCTACATCGCGTTGATCATGTCGTTGTCATTGACCATCATCGCCGAGGAGAAGAGTTTATCGAGAACCCCTTGCTCGTCTATATGGAGCCATATGCATCCTCTACAGCTGAATTGGTGACAGAGCTACTTGAGTATCAACCGAAGCATTTAAAGCTTGATAGCTTAGAATCAACGGCTTTATTAGCAGGAATTGTTGTTGATACGAAAAGTTTCACACTTAGAACGGGATCAAGAACTTTTGATGCAGCCTCATATCTCAGAGGACAGGGTGCAGATACGATTCTTGTTCAAACATTCTTAAAAGAGAATTTAGAAGAATATGTGAAGCGTTCTAGGTTAATTGAGAGTGCAACAATCTATCGAGATGGAATTGCAATATCAAAAGCAGATCCTAATGAAACATACGGTCAAGTTATGATTGCACAGGCTGCAGATGCATTACTTTCAATGACGGGAGTCATCGCTTCCTTTGTTATTTCGCTTCGAGATGATGGTAAAGTAAGTGTTAGTGCTCGTTCATTAGGTGATATTAATGTGCAATTAATAATGGAAGGTATGAACGGCGGAGGGCATCTTACAAATGCTGCAACACAGATTGAAGATGCAACCGTTGATGAAGTGGAAGAACAACTTAAAGCAGTTGTTGATGAATATGTAGATGGAGGGAATGGAGAATGA
- the dnaB gene encoding replicative DNA helicase: protein MSDLFSDRTPPQNIEAEQAVLGAVFLESSAITNASEMLIPEDFYRVAHQKIFEVMLDIAERGEPVDLVTVTSELSKRKLLEEAGGVSYLSELADSVPTAANVEYYGKIVEEKSTLRRLIRAATNVVSDSYTHDDDIDALLNDAEKTILEVAQRKNAGAFQVIKDVLVETYDNIETLHNRKGDITGIPTGFVDLDNMTAGFQRNDLIIVAARPSVGKTAFALNIAQNVATKADENVAIFSLEMGAQQLVMRMLCAEGNIDAQALRTGNMDEKDWEKLTMAMGSLANAGIFIDDTPGIRVGDIRAKCRRLKQEQGLGMILIDYLQLIQGSGRGGENRQQEVSEISRSLKALARELEVPVIALSQLSRGVESRQDKRPMMSDIRESGSIEQDADIVGFLYRDDYYDKESESKNIIEIIIAKQRNGPVGTVELAFLKEYNKFVNLDRAHQEQNVPSHAS, encoded by the coding sequence ATGAGTGATCTGTTTTCTGACCGTACACCTCCTCAAAATATAGAAGCAGAACAAGCGGTACTAGGTGCGGTATTTCTAGAATCATCTGCTATAACAAATGCTTCGGAAATGTTAATTCCTGAAGACTTTTACCGTGTAGCACACCAAAAAATTTTTGAAGTGATGCTTGATATTGCAGAGCGAGGAGAACCTGTTGATTTAGTAACCGTAACGTCCGAATTATCAAAACGAAAGCTCTTAGAAGAAGCAGGGGGAGTTTCTTATTTAAGTGAGCTTGCTGATTCGGTACCAACAGCAGCGAATGTTGAGTATTACGGTAAAATTGTTGAAGAAAAGTCGACGCTAAGAAGGCTTATTCGCGCTGCAACAAATGTTGTCAGTGATAGCTATACTCATGATGATGATATTGATGCACTCCTAAATGATGCTGAAAAAACTATTTTAGAAGTTGCGCAAAGAAAAAATGCGGGTGCTTTCCAAGTTATTAAAGATGTATTAGTAGAAACATACGATAACATCGAAACACTGCATAATCGTAAAGGTGATATAACAGGAATTCCAACGGGTTTCGTTGATCTAGATAATATGACTGCTGGTTTTCAACGTAATGACCTAATTATTGTCGCTGCCAGACCGTCAGTAGGTAAGACGGCGTTCGCTTTGAACATCGCTCAAAATGTGGCGACAAAGGCAGATGAAAATGTCGCTATATTTAGTTTGGAGATGGGTGCTCAACAGCTTGTAATGCGTATGTTGTGTGCTGAAGGTAATATTGATGCACAGGCTCTTCGTACAGGGAACATGGATGAGAAGGATTGGGAGAAGCTAACAATGGCAATGGGGAGTCTTGCTAATGCTGGTATATTTATTGATGATACGCCAGGTATTCGTGTTGGAGATATACGTGCTAAGTGCAGACGTTTGAAACAGGAACAAGGTCTTGGAATGATTTTGATTGATTATCTTCAATTGATTCAAGGAAGTGGCCGAGGCGGGGAGAACCGCCAGCAGGAAGTTTCAGAGATTTCCCGCTCATTGAAAGCTTTAGCTCGAGAGTTAGAAGTACCTGTTATTGCATTATCACAGCTCTCACGTGGGGTAGAGTCACGTCAAGATAAACGTCCAATGATGTCTGACATTCGAGAATCAGGAAGTATTGAACAAGATGCGGATATTGTTGGATTCTTATATCGTGACGATTATTATGATAAAGAAAGTGAAAGTAAAAATATCATTGAAATAATTATTGCAAAACAACGTAATGGTCCTGTGGGTACTGTTGAACTTGCATTTTTAAAAGAATACAACAAGTTTGTAAACTTGGATCGTGCTCACCAAGAACAAAATGTGCCATCACATGCCTCCTAA